A stretch of Bacillus pseudomycoides DNA encodes these proteins:
- a CDS encoding D-alanyl-D-alanine carboxypeptidase family protein translates to MKKVIIISATTIVIGITSFAYFGSKSPLQNEAKAVETKKHIEHPKEEIPAFPKAAHTAKKIDENFSLVTNPDSPLVLVNKHRKLPDDYTPDDLIKPDVPFAYPKDKEKTLLRKDAGTALEKMFHVAKEQGLELTAVSGYRSYKRQQSLHNMYIKRQGQAEADSVSAVPGTSEHQTGLAMDISSKSANYQLEPIFGETAEGKWVAAHAHEFGFVIRYLEDKTDTTEYSYEPWHLRYVGNPYATYLHKHHLTLEEAMGETNKRAK, encoded by the coding sequence ATGAAAAAGGTAATTATTATTTCTGCCACTACGATTGTAATCGGTATCACATCCTTCGCTTACTTCGGCTCAAAGTCTCCACTACAAAATGAAGCGAAAGCTGTCGAAACAAAGAAACATATTGAACATCCAAAAGAAGAAATTCCTGCATTTCCAAAAGCAGCTCATACAGCAAAAAAAATAGATGAAAACTTCTCCCTTGTTACAAATCCGGATTCACCTCTTGTATTAGTAAATAAGCATCGTAAATTACCCGATGACTATACACCAGATGATCTTATAAAACCAGACGTTCCATTTGCATATCCAAAAGATAAAGAGAAAACATTACTTCGTAAAGATGCTGGAACAGCTCTCGAAAAAATGTTCCATGTAGCAAAAGAACAAGGGCTAGAGCTTACTGCTGTATCAGGATATCGCTCTTATAAACGCCAACAATCATTACATAACATGTACATAAAACGACAAGGACAAGCTGAAGCTGATTCAGTTAGCGCAGTTCCTGGAACAAGCGAACATCAAACAGGTCTTGCAATGGATATTAGTTCTAAATCTGCAAATTATCAATTAGAACCTATTTTCGGTGAAACAGCGGAAGGAAAATGGGTAGCAGCGCATGCCCATGAATTCGGCTTTGTCATTCGCTATTTAGAAGATAAAACAGATACGACAGAATACTCATATGAACCATGGCACCTCAGATATGTTGGTAATCCATATGCTACATACTTACATAAACACCACTTAACATTAGAAGAAGCAATGGGTGAAACAAATAAGAGAGCTAAATAG
- a CDS encoding thioesterase family protein, with the protein MKKISYIEDFVSWEKGFSFYIPVKVRFCETDMFGHMNNGIAFTYFEEARIEFFKELGFMQEWTHEASETMIVVADLQCNFLKQTFFDEHLKVYVKAESIGNSSLDLHYMVKNEAGEVCLVGRGAMVQASKKTGKGAPWPQEWKQKLL; encoded by the coding sequence ATGAAGAAGATTTCCTATATTGAAGACTTTGTGAGCTGGGAAAAAGGTTTTTCATTTTACATTCCTGTGAAAGTTCGATTTTGTGAAACAGATATGTTTGGACATATGAATAATGGTATTGCTTTTACATATTTTGAAGAAGCACGTATTGAATTTTTTAAAGAGCTTGGTTTTATGCAAGAATGGACACATGAAGCATCAGAAACAATGATTGTTGTTGCTGACTTACAGTGTAACTTTTTGAAGCAGACTTTCTTTGATGAACACTTAAAAGTCTATGTTAAAGCGGAATCAATTGGAAACTCTTCTTTAGATTTACACTATATGGTGAAGAATGAAGCTGGAGAGGTTTGCTTAGTTGGGCGCGGGGCAATGGTGCAAGCCTCAAAGAAAACAGGAAAAGGGGCACCTTGGCCCCAAGAATGGAAGCAAAAGCTATTGTAA
- the sdhB gene encoding succinate dehydrogenase iron-sulfur subunit, with product MSEKTIRLIITRQDGPDAQSFDQEFEIPYRPNMNIISALMEIRRNPVDAKGNHTTPVAWDMNCLEEVCGACSMVINGKPRQSCTALIDKLEQPVRIKPMKTFPVVRDLQVDRSRMFDALKRVKAWVPIDGTYDLGPGPRMPEKKRQWAYELSKCMTCGVCLESCPNVNSKSDFIGPAPLSQARLFNSHPTGEMHKAERLRAIMGDGGLANCGNSQNCVQSCPKGIPLTTSIAALNRDTTIQSFKDFFGSDNNY from the coding sequence ATGTCTGAGAAAACAATCCGCCTCATCATTACACGGCAAGATGGACCAGATGCACAATCGTTTGACCAGGAATTTGAAATTCCATATCGTCCAAATATGAACATTATTTCGGCTCTTATGGAAATTCGTCGTAATCCTGTCGATGCAAAAGGAAACCATACAACTCCTGTTGCATGGGATATGAACTGTTTAGAAGAAGTATGTGGTGCTTGTTCTATGGTAATTAACGGTAAACCGCGTCAATCATGTACAGCGCTTATCGATAAATTAGAACAACCAGTTCGTATAAAACCGATGAAGACATTCCCGGTAGTACGTGATTTACAAGTTGATCGTAGTCGTATGTTTGATGCTTTAAAACGTGTGAAAGCTTGGGTTCCAATCGATGGTACGTATGACTTAGGACCAGGACCAAGAATGCCAGAGAAAAAGCGTCAATGGGCATATGAACTTTCAAAATGTATGACATGTGGTGTTTGCTTAGAATCATGTCCAAACGTAAATAGTAAATCTGATTTTATCGGACCAGCACCGCTTTCACAAGCTCGTTTGTTTAACTCACATCCAACTGGTGAGATGCATAAAGCAGAGCGTTTACGTGCAATTATGGGTGATGGTGGACTTGCAAACTGTGGTAACTCACAAAACTGCGTACAATCATGTCCAAAAGGTATTCCATTAACAACATCAATTGCAGCATTAAACCGTGATACAACAATTCAGTCGTTTAAAGATTTCTTTGGTAGCGACAATAACTATTAA
- the sdhA gene encoding succinate dehydrogenase flavoprotein subunit, with the protein MKGKLIVVGGGLAGLMATIKAAEAGVNVELFSLVPVKRSHSVCAQGGINGAVNTKGEGDSPWIHFDDTIYGGDFLANQPPVKAMCEAAPGIIHLMDRMGVMFNRTEEGLLDFRRFGGTQHHRTAFAGATTGQQLLYALDEQVRRHEVAGLVTKYEGWDFLRAIVDDEGVCRGIVAQDLQSMEIKSFQADAVIMATGGPGIIFGKSTNSIINTGTAASAVYQQGAYYANGEFIQIHPTAIPGDDKLRLMSESARGEGGRVWTYKDGKPWYFLEEKYPAYGNLVPRDIATREIFDVCVEQKLGINGENMVYLDLSHKDPKELDIKLGGIIEIYEKFTGDDPRKLPMKIFPAVHYSMGGLWVDYKQMTSIPGLFAAGECDYSMHGGNRLGANSLLSAIYGGMVAGPNAIEYMKGLSKSSDAVSSALYEQNELIETEKFNNILTLDGNENAYVLHKELGEWMTDNVTVVRENKKLLETDAKIVELMERYKRININDTAKWSNQGASFTRQLANMFELARVITIGAYNRNESRGAHYKPEFPNRDDANFLKTTMAKFEGEGNAPAFHYEDVDISLIQPRKRDYSSKHDVAAKGEKGDKQHV; encoded by the coding sequence ATGAAAGGGAAACTTATAGTAGTCGGCGGTGGCTTAGCCGGCTTAATGGCAACGATTAAGGCAGCAGAAGCAGGAGTAAACGTGGAACTGTTCTCTTTAGTACCAGTAAAACGTTCGCATTCTGTATGTGCACAAGGTGGTATTAACGGTGCCGTAAATACGAAAGGTGAAGGGGATTCTCCATGGATCCACTTTGACGATACAATTTATGGTGGGGACTTCTTAGCGAACCAACCACCAGTTAAAGCAATGTGTGAAGCAGCGCCTGGTATTATTCATTTAATGGACCGCATGGGTGTTATGTTCAACCGTACGGAAGAAGGACTTCTTGACTTCCGTCGCTTCGGGGGAACACAACATCACCGTACAGCGTTCGCTGGTGCAACAACTGGTCAGCAATTATTGTACGCGTTAGATGAGCAAGTACGTCGTCATGAAGTAGCAGGACTTGTAACGAAATATGAAGGTTGGGATTTCTTACGTGCTATTGTGGATGACGAAGGTGTATGTCGCGGAATCGTTGCACAAGACTTACAATCTATGGAGATTAAGAGTTTCCAAGCTGATGCCGTGATTATGGCAACAGGGGGCCCTGGTATCATCTTCGGAAAATCAACAAACTCTATTATTAATACGGGTACAGCGGCATCTGCTGTATACCAGCAAGGTGCATATTATGCAAATGGTGAGTTCATTCAAATTCATCCAACTGCAATTCCTGGAGACGATAAATTACGTCTGATGAGTGAATCTGCACGTGGTGAAGGTGGGCGCGTTTGGACGTATAAAGACGGTAAACCATGGTACTTCTTAGAAGAGAAATATCCTGCATACGGAAATCTTGTACCTCGTGATATTGCAACACGTGAAATCTTTGATGTGTGTGTAGAACAAAAGTTAGGTATTAATGGAGAAAACATGGTATATCTAGATCTTTCTCATAAAGATCCGAAAGAGTTAGATATTAAACTTGGTGGAATCATTGAAATCTATGAAAAATTCACAGGTGATGATCCTCGTAAACTACCGATGAAAATCTTCCCTGCTGTTCATTACTCAATGGGTGGACTATGGGTTGATTACAAGCAAATGACAAGTATTCCAGGGTTATTTGCAGCAGGTGAGTGTGATTACTCTATGCACGGTGGTAACAGACTAGGTGCTAACTCATTATTATCAGCGATTTACGGTGGTATGGTAGCGGGACCAAATGCAATTGAATATATGAAAGGTCTTTCAAAATCATCTGACGCTGTTTCATCTGCTTTATATGAGCAAAATGAATTAATCGAAACAGAGAAATTTAACAATATTTTAACGTTAGATGGTAATGAAAATGCATATGTTCTTCATAAAGAGCTTGGAGAATGGATGACAGATAACGTAACAGTAGTTCGTGAAAATAAAAAGCTATTAGAAACAGATGCGAAAATTGTAGAGTTAATGGAGCGTTATAAACGCATTAACATTAACGATACAGCAAAATGGAGTAACCAAGGTGCTTCGTTTACACGCCAATTGGCAAACATGTTTGAATTAGCTCGTGTTATTACAATTGGTGCATATAACCGTAATGAAAGCCGTGGTGCACATTATAAACCGGAATTCCCAAATCGTGATGATGCGAACTTCTTAAAAACGACAATGGCGAAGTTTGAAGGAGAAGGAAATGCACCAGCATTCCATTACGAAGATGTTGATATTTCATTAATCCAGCCACGTAAACGTGACTATTCTTCAAAACATGATGTAGCTGCTAAGGGTGAAAAGGGGGATAAACAACATGTCTGA
- a CDS encoding succinate dehydrogenase cytochrome b558 subunit gives MKGREYTFRKWHSLMGVIPVGVFLTQHLVVNNFATRGAEAFNKAAHFMELLPFRYALEIFVIFLPILYHAIYGLYIAFTAKNNATSYSYFRNWMFVLQRFTGVFTLIFIAWHVWQTRIQALLGEQVNYDMMADILNNPAMFGFYLVGVVSTIFHFANGLWTFCISWGITVSPRSQRISTYVTLAIFLGLSYVGVSALLAFIDPQLANQ, from the coding sequence ATGAAAGGCCGCGAGTATACGTTTCGCAAGTGGCACTCATTAATGGGGGTCATTCCGGTTGGTGTCTTTTTGACGCAACATTTAGTAGTAAACAATTTTGCAACAAGAGGAGCAGAGGCTTTTAACAAAGCTGCTCATTTTATGGAGCTCCTTCCATTCCGTTATGCGCTAGAAATTTTTGTCATCTTTTTACCGATACTGTACCATGCTATATATGGATTATATATTGCATTTACAGCTAAGAACAATGCGACATCTTATAGTTACTTCCGTAACTGGATGTTCGTTTTACAACGTTTCACAGGTGTGTTCACGCTTATTTTCATAGCTTGGCACGTTTGGCAAACTCGTATTCAAGCATTGTTAGGTGAACAGGTAAATTATGATATGATGGCAGATATTTTAAATAATCCAGCTATGTTTGGCTTCTATTTAGTTGGGGTTGTATCAACAATTTTCCACTTTGCAAATGGACTATGGACATTCTGCATTAGCTGGGGAATTACAGTATCGCCACGTTCACAACGTATCTCTACTTATGTAACATTAGCTATTTTCTTAGGTTTATCTTATGTAGGTGTGAGTGCATTATTAGCGTTCATCGATCCACAGCTAGCAAATCAGTAA
- a CDS encoding YslB family protein codes for MSKNTIDIASLEDVSLNAFAYELLREEVLPDLIGKELDDILYWSGRNLARKYPLETIEEVIHFFEKAGWGRLNIIEHKRREMHFQLTSPLITERQKQNRHSSYQLEAGFVAEQIQKQRNVVAESYEEQKKRSDSITFLVKWDVKDPIEV; via the coding sequence GTGAGCAAAAATACAATTGATATAGCATCTTTGGAAGATGTTTCATTGAACGCCTTCGCTTATGAACTGTTGCGTGAAGAAGTACTACCTGACTTAATTGGCAAAGAATTAGACGACATCTTATACTGGTCTGGCAGAAATCTAGCACGAAAATATCCGCTAGAAACGATCGAAGAAGTCATTCATTTTTTTGAAAAAGCTGGTTGGGGCCGTTTGAACATCATCGAGCATAAACGTCGTGAAATGCATTTTCAGTTGACAAGCCCGCTCATTACAGAGCGTCAAAAGCAAAATAGACATTCTTCTTACCAATTAGAAGCAGGATTTGTTGCAGAGCAAATTCAAAAACAACGAAATGTTGTTGCAGAGTCATATGAAGAGCAAAAAAAGCGTTCGGATTCTATCACATTTCTTGTAAAATGGGACGTAAAAGATCCTATCGAAGTGTAG
- the uvrC gene encoding excinuclease ABC subunit C, with protein MHEHLKEKLAILPDQPGCYLMKDKQGTVIYVGKAKVLKNRVRSYFTGSHDGKTLRLVGEIVDFEYIVTSSNLEALILELNLIKKYDPKYNIQLKDDKTYPFIKITAEKQPRLLITRNVKKDKGKYFGPYPNAQSAHETKKLLDRMYPLRKCTNMPDKVCLYYHMGQCLAPCVKEITDVQNQEIVDEIVKFLNGGHKEVRSELEEKMYEASEKLEFERAKELRDQIAHIDAIMEKQKMIMSDLVDRDVFGYAVDKGWMCVQVFFVRKGKLIERDVSMFPIYDEPEEGFLTFIGQFYEQNNHFKPKEIVVPGSIDPELVERFLEVNATQPKRGKKKDLVELASKNAKIALGEKFYLIERDEERTIKAVENLGKQLDIETPYRIEAFDNSNIQGTNPVSAMIVFIDGKPAKKEYRKYKIKTVQGPDDYESMREVVRRRYTRALKENLPLPDLIVIDGGKGHLAAASDVLENELGLYIPMAGLVKDDKHRTSHLMIGDPPEPVMLERNSQEFYLLQRIQDEVHRFAITFHRQLHGKSVIQSALDGIPGVGEKRKKVLLKHFGSLKKMKEASVTEFVEAGMPQNVAETIYSHLTDKKTL; from the coding sequence GTGCACGAGCATTTAAAAGAAAAATTAGCGATTTTACCAGATCAACCAGGTTGTTATTTAATGAAAGATAAACAAGGAACAGTTATATATGTCGGGAAGGCGAAGGTGCTCAAAAATCGTGTGCGCTCGTATTTTACCGGTTCGCATGATGGAAAGACACTCCGTCTTGTCGGAGAAATTGTTGACTTTGAATATATTGTTACCTCTTCGAATTTAGAGGCTCTCATTTTAGAATTAAATTTAATAAAAAAATATGATCCAAAATATAACATCCAATTAAAAGACGATAAAACATATCCATTTATTAAAATTACAGCTGAAAAGCAACCGCGCTTGCTTATTACGAGAAACGTAAAAAAGGATAAAGGAAAGTATTTTGGCCCGTATCCAAATGCGCAATCAGCTCATGAAACGAAAAAACTGTTAGATCGCATGTACCCGCTTCGTAAGTGTACAAATATGCCGGATAAAGTTTGTTTATATTATCATATGGGACAATGCTTAGCACCTTGTGTAAAGGAGATAACGGATGTACAAAATCAAGAAATTGTAGATGAAATTGTTAAGTTTTTGAACGGTGGACATAAAGAAGTTCGTTCGGAATTGGAAGAGAAAATGTATGAAGCATCGGAAAAATTAGAGTTTGAACGTGCAAAAGAATTGCGTGATCAAATTGCTCATATAGATGCGATTATGGAAAAGCAGAAGATGATTATGAGTGACTTAGTTGACCGGGATGTGTTTGGTTATGCAGTTGATAAAGGTTGGATGTGCGTGCAAGTTTTCTTTGTTCGAAAAGGTAAGTTAATCGAACGCGATGTTTCTATGTTTCCAATTTATGATGAGCCTGAAGAAGGGTTTTTAACATTCATCGGTCAATTTTATGAACAAAACAATCATTTTAAACCAAAGGAAATTGTAGTGCCAGGAAGTATTGATCCTGAATTAGTAGAGCGTTTTTTAGAAGTGAATGCAACGCAGCCGAAACGCGGAAAGAAAAAAGACCTTGTTGAATTAGCGAGCAAGAATGCCAAGATTGCTTTAGGAGAGAAATTTTATTTAATTGAACGTGATGAAGAGCGGACGATTAAGGCTGTTGAAAATTTAGGTAAGCAGCTTGATATCGAAACGCCATATCGTATTGAAGCATTTGATAACTCAAATATCCAAGGAACGAACCCAGTTTCAGCAATGATTGTCTTTATTGATGGAAAGCCAGCGAAAAAAGAATATCGAAAATATAAGATAAAAACAGTTCAAGGGCCAGATGATTATGAATCGATGCGAGAGGTGGTACGCCGCCGATATACCCGTGCATTGAAAGAGAATTTACCATTACCCGATTTAATTGTAATTGATGGTGGGAAAGGACATCTTGCAGCCGCTAGTGATGTGCTTGAAAATGAACTTGGCTTATATATCCCAATGGCTGGACTTGTTAAAGATGATAAGCACCGTACATCGCATTTAATGATTGGTGATCCTCCCGAGCCTGTTATGCTGGAAAGGAATAGCCAAGAATTTTATTTATTGCAGCGTATTCAAGATGAAGTACACCGATTTGCAATTACATTCCATCGTCAGCTTCACGGGAAATCCGTTATTCAATCTGCTTTAGATGGGATTCCTGGAGTAGGAGAGAAACGAAAAAAGGTATTGTTAAAACATTTTGGTTCGCTAAAGAAAATGAAAGAAGCGTCTGTGACAGAATTTGTCGAAGCAGGAATGCCTCAAAATGTTGCAGAAACCATTTATTCCCATTTAACTGATAAGAAGACATTGTAG
- a CDS encoding FTR1 family protein: protein MQLQAFLITFREVLEALLIVGIITTYLKRTDSKQFVKYVWLGAGLAVVASYIVALVFQVVFTGFAAMGSEMYLKISIIFISAILLTQMVFWMAEHSKNMQANMENKMSQYITAGNIIGMVVHSFLVVLREGVETVFFFAAITGGNIGAAMQGWGAISGLLVAAGVSYLFFKGTMRISLKVFFKVTGAFIVLIAAGLLVQGVSMLQDLKILGSVMPHVYDITWLLPEHPIDYAHYLRDHGTAPLLSGDIGIFLKAFLGYSSMPSLEEVLVYIGYFVVLYMLIVFKKPVKKNQTIIEKNKSVS, encoded by the coding sequence ATGCAGCTTCAGGCATTTCTCATTACATTTCGTGAAGTATTAGAAGCGTTGCTTATTGTTGGGATTATTACGACATATTTAAAGCGTACAGATAGTAAGCAATTTGTGAAATATGTTTGGCTAGGAGCGGGGCTTGCGGTTGTAGCAAGTTATATTGTCGCTCTTGTCTTCCAAGTTGTGTTTACTGGTTTTGCTGCTATGGGTAGCGAAATGTATTTGAAGATATCTATTATTTTTATTTCGGCCATTTTACTTACACAAATGGTATTTTGGATGGCAGAACATAGTAAAAATATGCAAGCAAATATGGAAAATAAAATGAGTCAGTATATTACAGCTGGAAACATAATTGGAATGGTGGTGCACTCCTTTCTTGTTGTACTTCGAGAAGGAGTTGAAACGGTGTTTTTCTTCGCGGCTATTACAGGCGGGAATATTGGAGCAGCGATGCAAGGCTGGGGAGCTATTTCAGGCCTACTCGTTGCAGCTGGTGTTAGCTACTTATTCTTTAAAGGGACGATGCGCATTTCACTTAAAGTATTCTTTAAAGTAACAGGCGCATTTATCGTTTTAATTGCAGCTGGTCTTCTCGTACAGGGCGTTTCTATGCTTCAGGATTTAAAAATACTCGGCAGTGTTATGCCACATGTATACGATATTACATGGTTATTACCAGAGCACCCGATTGATTATGCTCACTATTTACGTGATCATGGTACTGCACCGCTTCTTTCAGGTGATATTGGTATTTTCTTAAAAGCATTTTTAGGATATTCGTCAATGCCATCTCTTGAAGAAGTACTTGTGTATATTGGGTATTTTGTTGTGTTGTATATGTTAATCGTCTTTAAAAAGCCTGTTAAAAAAAATCAAACAATAATCGAAAAAAATAAGTCAGTAAGCTAA